A window from Cryobacterium sp. PAMC25264 encodes these proteins:
- a CDS encoding alpha/beta fold hydrolase — protein sequence MIVPSPFADLLSQMDARAATVTVLGSDTRYWEYGDPESPTTIVLVHGFRGDHHGLEAVVAQLDGLRIVSPDLPGFGESSAFRDLPHTIESYSAWLAEFLRVLAVPGRLVVLGHSFGSIVVAAAAAAPSGLPAQDLVLVNPIAAPALSGPRGILTRLAVFYYWLAARLPERLGFGLLRNRVIVRVMSITMAKTRNRERRRWIHNQHDRYFSAFADRTVVLEAFRASVSHDVSEYASAIPTRTLLIAADKDDITPVAAQERLVTQFADAQLEVLPGVGHLIHYEVPEAAARALRRFLAVTPA from the coding sequence ATGATCGTTCCCTCGCCTTTCGCCGACCTGCTCAGCCAGATGGACGCCCGCGCCGCCACCGTCACGGTACTCGGCAGCGACACCCGGTACTGGGAGTACGGCGACCCCGAATCCCCGACGACGATCGTGCTGGTGCATGGCTTCCGGGGAGACCACCACGGCCTCGAAGCCGTGGTCGCGCAGCTGGACGGCCTGCGGATCGTCTCACCCGACCTGCCCGGTTTCGGCGAATCCTCAGCCTTCAGAGACCTGCCGCACACCATCGAGAGCTACTCCGCCTGGTTGGCGGAGTTCCTGCGCGTCCTGGCGGTGCCCGGCCGGCTCGTGGTGCTCGGCCATTCCTTCGGGTCGATCGTCGTCGCGGCCGCCGCGGCGGCCCCGTCCGGGCTCCCCGCCCAGGACCTGGTCCTGGTGAACCCGATCGCCGCACCGGCACTCTCAGGACCGCGCGGCATCCTGACCCGGCTCGCCGTGTTCTACTACTGGCTGGCCGCCCGGTTGCCCGAGCGCCTCGGCTTCGGCCTGCTGCGGAACCGGGTGATCGTGCGGGTGATGAGCATCACCATGGCCAAGACCCGCAACCGGGAACGACGACGCTGGATCCACAATCAGCACGACCGCTACTTCTCCGCCTTCGCCGACCGCACCGTGGTACTCGAGGCGTTCCGGGCGTCGGTGAGCCACGATGTCAGCGAATATGCGTCTGCCATCCCCACCCGCACGCTGCTGATCGCTGCCGACAAGGATGACATCACCCCCGTGGCCGCCCAGGAGCGGCTGGTCACCCAGTTCGCCGACGCGCAGCTCGAAGTGCTGCCGGGCGTAGGCCACCTCATCCACTACGAGGTCCCGGAGGCCGCCGCGCGCGCGCTGCGCCGTTTCCTGGCGGTGACGCCGGCATGA
- the glgC gene encoding glucose-1-phosphate adenylyltransferase: MKAQKIFGIVLAGGEGKRLMPLTEDRAKPAVPFGGHYRLIDFALSNLINSGVTQIVVLTQYKSHSLDRHVSQTWHVSGGLFNSYIASVPAQQRLGKRWFSGSADAILQSLNLIHDEKPDIVVVVGADHVYRMDFSQMIQAHIDSGAQATVAAIRQPIGLADQFGVIEVDAATPDRISDFREKPKDAIGLADAPHEVFASMGNYVFNADALIEAVRRDGERTDSSHDMGGDIVPDFVSRGEAGVYDLQRNEVPGSTDRDRYYWRDVGTIDSFFEAHQDLISALPVFNLYNQSWPIFSQQLNSPPAKFVRDAKGSLGTVIDSIVSLGCVISGAHLERSVVGPWAVIDSGAHVVDSIVFDRVQIRPGAVVHRAILDKDVIVAEGANIGVDRDRDLARGFSVTESGITVVGKGVHVHP; the protein is encoded by the coding sequence ATGAAGGCCCAGAAGATCTTTGGAATCGTTCTCGCAGGCGGCGAGGGAAAACGGCTGATGCCGTTGACCGAAGACCGCGCCAAACCAGCAGTGCCGTTTGGAGGGCATTACCGGTTGATCGACTTCGCATTGTCGAATCTGATCAACTCCGGTGTCACCCAGATCGTCGTCCTGACCCAGTACAAGTCCCACAGCCTCGACCGTCACGTGTCCCAGACCTGGCACGTGTCCGGTGGGCTGTTCAACTCCTACATCGCCTCCGTGCCCGCGCAGCAGCGGCTCGGCAAGCGTTGGTTCAGCGGGTCGGCGGATGCCATCCTGCAGAGCCTCAACCTCATCCACGATGAGAAGCCCGACATCGTCGTCGTGGTCGGTGCCGATCACGTCTACCGCATGGACTTCAGCCAGATGATCCAGGCGCACATTGATTCCGGTGCGCAGGCCACCGTGGCGGCCATCCGGCAGCCCATCGGCCTGGCGGACCAGTTCGGGGTCATCGAAGTGGATGCCGCAACGCCGGACCGGATCAGCGATTTCCGGGAGAAGCCCAAGGACGCCATCGGCCTGGCCGACGCGCCGCACGAGGTGTTCGCCTCGATGGGCAACTACGTCTTCAACGCTGACGCGCTGATTGAGGCCGTTCGCCGTGACGGCGAACGCACCGACTCCAGCCACGACATGGGCGGCGACATCGTCCCCGACTTCGTCTCCCGCGGCGAAGCCGGCGTCTACGACCTGCAGCGCAACGAGGTGCCGGGGTCCACCGACCGCGACCGGTACTACTGGCGCGATGTGGGAACCATCGACTCGTTCTTCGAGGCTCACCAGGACCTGATCAGCGCCCTGCCGGTGTTCAACCTGTACAACCAGAGCTGGCCGATCTTCAGCCAGCAGCTGAACTCGCCGCCGGCCAAGTTCGTGCGTGACGCCAAGGGTTCGCTGGGCACCGTGATCGATTCGATCGTCTCGCTCGGCTGCGTCATTTCCGGCGCCCACCTCGAGCGCAGTGTCGTGGGCCCTTGGGCCGTCATCGACTCTGGCGCCCACGTGGTCGACTCGATCGTCTTCGACCGGGTGCAGATCCGGCCGGGAGCCGTGGTGCACCGCGCCATCCTCGACAAGGACGTCATCGTCGCGGAGGGCGCCAACATCGGCGTCGACCGTGACCGTGACCTCGCCCGCGGTTTCAGTGTCACCGAGTCCGGGATCACCGTGGTGGGCAAGGGCGTGCACGTACACCCGTGA
- a CDS encoding glycosyltransferase family 1 protein translates to MRIVFDCRYTRTDRHDGISRYTAGLVTELGRLHPVTMLISDHRQLALLPDLPWQLVRSPTSALEPLVALTVNRLKPDIVFSPMQTMGSWGRRYRLVLTVHDLIYYSNRTPPREFSAAIRLLWRLYHLSWAPQRMLLNRADGVVTVSETTGALIARHRLTRRPVSVVPNAADAVAQPDALAARTEPAAKRLIYMGSFMPYKNVDTLVRAAAALPGYELHLLSRVSDDERARLSALAPQATLVFHNGVSDDEYVELLAGATALVSTSLDEGFGIPLVEAMGLGIPVVVSDIPIFREIGGDAASYVAPRDPDAVAAAVLALERPGEWARLSGLSVQQAARFTWAGSAERLLRVLHGTRAASRRD, encoded by the coding sequence CTGCGCATCGTCTTCGACTGCCGCTACACGCGGACCGACCGGCACGATGGCATCAGCCGCTACACGGCGGGCCTGGTCACCGAACTCGGCCGTCTGCACCCGGTCACGATGCTGATCAGCGACCACCGTCAGCTGGCCCTGCTGCCCGACCTGCCCTGGCAGCTGGTGCGTTCGCCCACCAGTGCGCTTGAGCCCCTCGTCGCCCTGACCGTGAACCGGCTGAAGCCCGATATCGTCTTCAGCCCCATGCAGACCATGGGCTCGTGGGGTCGCCGGTACCGCCTGGTGCTCACGGTGCACGACCTGATCTACTACAGCAACCGCACACCTCCGCGGGAATTCTCCGCCGCCATCCGCCTGCTCTGGCGGCTGTACCACCTGTCCTGGGCGCCGCAGCGGATGCTCCTGAACCGGGCAGACGGCGTGGTGACGGTGTCGGAGACCACCGGTGCGTTGATCGCCCGGCACCGCCTCACCCGACGGCCTGTGTCCGTGGTGCCCAATGCGGCGGATGCCGTGGCGCAACCCGACGCCCTGGCAGCCCGGACCGAACCCGCCGCGAAGCGGCTGATCTACATGGGTTCGTTCATGCCGTACAAGAACGTGGACACCCTGGTGCGCGCCGCGGCGGCGTTGCCCGGCTACGAGCTGCACCTGCTCAGCCGGGTGAGCGACGACGAGCGGGCCCGGCTCAGCGCCCTCGCCCCGCAGGCGACCCTGGTGTTCCACAACGGGGTCAGCGACGACGAGTACGTGGAGTTGTTGGCCGGCGCGACCGCGCTGGTGAGCACCTCCCTCGACGAAGGGTTCGGTATCCCGCTGGTGGAGGCCATGGGCCTCGGCATCCCCGTCGTGGTCAGCGACATCCCCATTTTCCGGGAGATCGGCGGAGACGCGGCGAGCTACGTGGCCCCGCGGGACCCCGACGCCGTGGCGGCTGCGGTGCTCGCCCTCGAACGGCCGGGGGAGTGGGCCCGGCTCTCGGGGCTCTCGGTCCAGCAGGCCGCGCGCTTCACCTGGGCCGGATCGGCCGAGCGTCTCCTCCGGGTGCTGCACGGCACCAGGGCAGCGAGCCGGCGCGACTGA
- a CDS encoding ABC transporter ATP-binding protein, translated as MVNVLHFTGVSVVRGGTTILDSVDWSVDSDQRWVILGPNGAGKTTTLQIAAALMHPSSGTAEVLEEPIGGSDLFELRPRIGFASTAMARRVPANETVLNVVMTAAYSVTGRWNEEYEEIDERRAQRVLTEWKLDHLADRKFGSLSDGEQKRVQIARSIMTDPEILLLDEPAASLDLGAREELLRLLSGFASEPNSPAIIMVTHHVEEIPRGFTHVLLLSGGSVVSAGPLAESLTSDTLTRAFGLPIELTETDGRFSARAI; from the coding sequence ATGGTCAACGTTCTTCACTTCACCGGAGTCTCCGTCGTCCGGGGTGGCACAACCATCCTCGACTCAGTGGATTGGAGTGTAGACAGCGATCAGCGCTGGGTCATCCTTGGACCGAACGGTGCGGGGAAGACCACGACACTGCAGATCGCCGCCGCGCTCATGCACCCGTCCTCCGGGACCGCCGAGGTGCTCGAGGAGCCCATCGGCGGCAGCGACCTGTTCGAGCTGCGTCCGCGGATCGGCTTCGCCTCCACCGCCATGGCCCGCCGGGTGCCGGCCAACGAGACCGTGCTCAACGTCGTGATGACGGCGGCCTACTCGGTCACCGGCCGCTGGAACGAGGAGTACGAAGAGATCGACGAGCGCCGCGCGCAGCGGGTGCTCACCGAATGGAAGCTCGACCACCTGGCCGACCGCAAGTTCGGCAGCCTGAGTGACGGCGAACAGAAGCGCGTGCAGATCGCCCGGTCGATCATGACAGACCCCGAGATCCTGCTTCTCGACGAACCCGCCGCGAGCCTCGACCTTGGCGCCCGGGAAGAACTGCTCCGCCTACTGAGCGGCTTCGCGAGCGAACCGAACTCCCCGGCCATCATCATGGTCACCCACCACGTGGAAGAGATCCCGCGCGGATTCACCCACGTGCTGCTGTTGTCCGGCGGTAGCGTCGTCAGCGCCGGCCCGCTGGCGGAGTCCCTCACCTCGGACACCCTGACCCGCGCCTTCGGCCTGCCCATCGAGCTGACCGAGACCGATGGACGCTTCTCCGCCCGGGCAATCTGA
- a CDS encoding type B 50S ribosomal protein L31 — MKSDIHPTYAPVVFRDLASGATFLTRSTVSSSKTIEWEDGTTYPVIDVEISSESHPFYTGKQRIMDSAGRVEKFNSRYKGFGK; from the coding sequence ATGAAGTCTGACATTCACCCCACATACGCTCCCGTGGTCTTCCGCGACCTCGCGTCGGGTGCGACGTTCCTTACCCGTTCGACGGTCTCCAGCTCGAAGACCATCGAGTGGGAAGACGGCACCACGTACCCGGTCATCGACGTGGAAATCTCCTCCGAGTCGCACCCCTTCTACACGGGCAAGCAGCGCATCATGGACTCCGCCGGACGCGTCGAGAAGTTCAACTCGCGGTACAAGGGCTTCGGCAAGTAG
- the glgA gene encoding glycogen synthase: MRVDLLTKEYPPEIYGGAGVHVAELVKALRTDIDVTVRCFGAPRTEADTFAYGVPAELTEANATLTTLGVDLQMAQDVQGADVVHSHTWYANGAGHIAKLLHGVPHVVTAHSLEPLRPWKAEQLGGGYRVSSWIEKTAFEAADAVIAVSGGMRADILRSYPALDESRVHVVYNGIDLDRWKPTTDTDVVRALGIDPHRPSVVFVGRITRQKGLPYLLRAAAMLPPEVQLVLCAGAPDTPGILAEVTGLVEELQKERSGVVWIDRLLPQHELSAVLTAGTVFVCPSVYEPLGIVNLEAMACGLPVVGTATGGIPEVVADGVTGRLVPIDQLSDGTGTPTDPEVFVADLARTLTEVLADRDLAARMGRAGRVRAEEMFSWGQIAASTREIYAALL; this comes from the coding sequence ATGCGCGTCGATCTGCTCACCAAGGAATACCCGCCCGAGATCTATGGAGGGGCCGGCGTTCACGTCGCCGAGCTCGTGAAGGCCCTCCGCACCGACATCGATGTCACGGTGCGGTGCTTCGGCGCCCCCCGGACGGAGGCCGACACGTTTGCGTACGGCGTGCCCGCCGAACTGACCGAGGCTAACGCGACACTCACCACTCTCGGAGTCGACCTGCAGATGGCCCAGGACGTGCAGGGCGCCGATGTGGTGCACTCGCACACCTGGTACGCCAACGGAGCCGGGCACATCGCCAAGCTGCTGCACGGTGTGCCGCACGTGGTCACCGCCCACAGCCTCGAGCCGTTGCGCCCGTGGAAGGCCGAGCAGCTGGGCGGCGGCTACCGCGTGTCGAGCTGGATCGAGAAGACCGCCTTCGAAGCCGCCGACGCCGTCATCGCCGTGAGCGGAGGCATGCGTGCCGACATCCTGCGCAGCTACCCCGCCCTGGACGAGTCCCGCGTGCACGTGGTGTACAACGGCATCGACCTTGACCGGTGGAAGCCCACGACAGACACCGACGTGGTGCGCGCGCTCGGCATCGATCCCCACCGGCCGTCGGTGGTGTTCGTCGGCCGGATCACCCGACAGAAGGGCCTCCCGTACCTCCTGCGCGCAGCCGCGATGCTTCCGCCTGAGGTTCAGCTGGTGCTCTGCGCGGGCGCCCCTGACACGCCCGGCATCCTCGCCGAGGTCACCGGCCTGGTCGAAGAACTCCAGAAGGAACGATCCGGTGTCGTCTGGATCGACCGGCTGCTGCCGCAGCACGAGCTCTCCGCCGTGCTCACGGCCGGCACGGTCTTCGTCTGCCCTTCGGTCTACGAGCCGCTCGGCATTGTCAACCTCGAAGCCATGGCCTGCGGCCTGCCCGTGGTGGGCACCGCGACCGGCGGCATCCCCGAGGTCGTTGCGGATGGCGTCACCGGCCGGCTGGTCCCCATCGACCAGCTCAGCGACGGGACAGGCACCCCGACCGACCCCGAGGTTTTCGTCGCCGATCTGGCCCGCACACTCACCGAGGTGCTCGCCGACCGCGATCTGGCCGCCCGGATGGGCCGCGCCGGCCGGGTCCGGGCCGAAGAGATGTTCAGCTGGGGCCAGATCGCCGCGAGCACGCGAGAGATTTACGCCGCACTGCTCTAG